One region of Bacteroidia bacterium genomic DNA includes:
- a CDS encoding carbohydrate binding family 9 domain-containing protein → MVRTLYKILLWAFWWPLYLYPQNELQLLVQKTTEVVVLDGKLNEPCWQNTDSTITPFWQIFPYDTSYALSQTTVKVLFDEKNLYIAAICRESIQKQFVVQSLRRDFGDNNDFFEVFLDPFKDQTNGFSFAVTPMGSQREALLINGGNWSRQVEWDNKWYAETHRDTNFWSVEIAIPFKTLRYRTDITTWGINFARQDLKRNEISVWTHIPRNFNTTSLIYTGKLIWKDSLPKPGRNLSLIPYLASSMNQVPSNPVNSKISAGLDSKYGVTPSLNLDLTINPDFSQVDVDQQQINLTRFSLFFPEKRTFFLENSDIFAQFGFSKIRPFFSRKIGLKDGRLIPIIAGARLTGKINQNWRTGLMTILTKDFEEDLLENFTITAVQRRIWGASNFGAVFVNRQNLKQPQLFNRVAGIDFNLLSKNNRWRGKGFFHHSFSSNQPKDAFAHASFLMYSDKKLFVMWNHEYVNKNYDAQTGFTPRIFNYEAQTGILHRFTYWRLEPEFHYFSYPKSKYINSIAYGIYADIYYDSTISVNDAWFNPQLSINFQNSASLNFNANYQYTNLYFLTYFSASKEGELRPGWYNYNSYSVSYTSNPRKVGSYNIEISAGDFFASRQYRIALYGSVRVQPYFNITPQIELNYFRFPSGYSEQITLLGIRTEFTFNRKFFLTVFAQRNSQNDYFNTNVRFQWRFLPMSDLFIVYSDTYSISWLPKQRTLTAKLVWWLGL, encoded by the coding sequence ATGGTTAGAACTCTCTACAAAATACTCTTATGGGCATTTTGGTGGCCTTTGTACCTATATCCACAAAATGAACTGCAGCTTTTGGTTCAAAAAACAACCGAAGTAGTTGTTTTAGATGGAAAACTAAACGAACCTTGTTGGCAAAATACGGACTCCACAATCACTCCATTCTGGCAAATATTTCCCTACGATACCTCATACGCCCTTAGCCAAACTACAGTTAAGGTATTATTTGATGAAAAAAATCTATACATAGCTGCCATTTGCCGAGAAAGTATTCAAAAACAATTTGTTGTTCAAAGCCTTAGAAGAGATTTCGGAGATAATAACGATTTCTTTGAAGTATTTTTAGATCCCTTTAAAGACCAAACAAATGGGTTTTCTTTTGCTGTAACTCCTATGGGGTCTCAGCGAGAAGCTCTACTGATTAATGGCGGAAACTGGAGCAGACAAGTAGAATGGGACAATAAATGGTATGCAGAAACCCACAGAGACACAAACTTTTGGTCTGTTGAAATCGCGATACCCTTCAAAACCCTACGTTACCGTACGGATATAACTACCTGGGGGATAAACTTCGCCAGACAAGACCTTAAACGAAACGAAATATCCGTATGGACACACATACCCAGAAACTTCAACACAACTTCATTAATCTATACCGGGAAACTAATTTGGAAAGACTCCCTGCCCAAACCCGGCAGAAACCTATCGTTAATTCCATATTTAGCCTCCTCTATGAATCAAGTTCCTTCAAACCCAGTCAATAGTAAAATATCAGCCGGTTTAGACTCAAAATATGGAGTTACACCCTCCTTGAATTTAGACTTAACAATTAACCCTGATTTTTCCCAAGTTGATGTAGATCAGCAACAGATTAACTTAACGCGGTTTAGTCTCTTTTTTCCGGAAAAGAGAACCTTCTTTTTGGAAAACAGCGATATTTTTGCCCAGTTTGGGTTCAGTAAAATCCGTCCTTTTTTTTCCCGAAAAATCGGCTTAAAAGATGGACGGCTCATCCCAATCATAGCAGGAGCTAGGCTTACCGGAAAAATAAATCAGAATTGGCGTACAGGCCTTATGACAATTTTGACCAAAGACTTTGAGGAAGATTTATTGGAAAACTTCACCATTACGGCAGTTCAACGGCGTATTTGGGGGGCTTCTAACTTCGGCGCAGTATTCGTAAACCGCCAAAACCTAAAACAACCACAACTATTTAACAGAGTAGCCGGAATAGACTTTAACTTGCTTAGCAAAAACAATAGATGGCGCGGAAAAGGCTTTTTCCATCATTCTTTTTCATCTAACCAACCCAAAGATGCTTTCGCCCATGCTTCTTTCTTGATGTATTCAGATAAAAAACTCTTTGTGATGTGGAATCATGAATATGTAAATAAAAATTACGATGCCCAAACAGGCTTTACGCCGCGAATCTTTAACTACGAAGCCCAAACAGGAATCCTACATAGATTTACTTACTGGAGATTAGAGCCTGAATTTCATTACTTTAGCTATCCAAAATCAAAATATATTAATTCAATAGCTTACGGTATCTATGCAGACATATACTACGACTCCACCATTTCTGTAAACGATGCGTGGTTCAATCCGCAATTATCTATCAACTTTCAAAATTCGGCAAGCCTAAACTTTAACGCAAATTATCAATATACAAACCTGTACTTTTTAACCTATTTTTCAGCATCCAAAGAAGGTGAACTAAGGCCCGGTTGGTATAACTATAATAGTTATTCGGTTTCATATACTTCTAATCCAAGAAAGGTGGGTAGCTACAATATAGAGATTTCAGCGGGTGATTTTTTTGCTTCTCGGCAATATCGAATTGCCCTTTATGGCAGCGTGAGGGTTCAACCATACTTTAATATTACGCCACAAATTGAGCTTAACTACTTTCGCTTCCCCAGTGGCTATTCAGAGCAGATAACGCTATTGGGGATCAGGACGGAGTTTACCTTTAACCGAAAATTCTTCCTGACTGTTTTTGCACAACGAAATTCCCAAAACGACTATTTTAATACCAATGTTAGATTTCAATGGCGATTTTTGCCCATGTCTGACCTGTTTATCGTTTATTCAGACACCTACTCTATCAGTTGGCTTCCCAAACAACGAACTTTAACGGCCAAATTGGTTTGGTGGTTAGGTTTGTAA
- a CDS encoding penicillin-binding protein yields the protein MKRDRQSWNTIVLYGISAITGLFFLFVLYVYIEMPPLNTLENPQTNLSTQVISIDGEVLGNIYHKEHRVNVNINEIPANIRLALVATEDIRFYQHSGVDFRGVLSILYSRLIPGFTDRGGSTITQQLARNLYDEVGRERTFIRKVKEAIVAIILESRYTKEEIMTAYFNTVSFGGDSYGLQAGSFMYFSKNCRELTMQESALMVGLLKGPGYYNPVKYPDRARNRRNTVISQMQKYGFIGQKEADSLQKTDLVVLNSHRESHNTGLAPYFREHLREWLSKWCKKNNHNMYTEGLRVYTTIHAKIQRHAEEAMQEHLSELQPVFDNIIKDKKPWDKDSMILIRAMRQSSRYATLKQQRWTENQILDNFQEKRVKMRVFAWSRDNNMVDTMMTPWDSLQYYNRFLETGIVAIDPSTGQIRAWVGGIDHKFFQYDHVQKGKRQVGSTFKPFVYTAAFDNNYEPCSEELNQPVEIPTPEGLWIPKNADGSVGGKMTLRKALANSVNIITARVIKVIGPQVVTEYARNMGIQTPLKAVPSLALGTTDLNVTELTSAYSTIANKGRWIEPTFVTRIEDKFGNVLEEFTPDTRDAISERTAYLMVDMLRGVVNEGTAGGLRWMYKIYNMDIGGKTGTTQNHSDGWFVGITPFLACGIWVGCADRNVHFPSLDYGQGGRMAMPIFGKLFKKIEEDDAISFRVTKNAYFERPKNLSETLNCNEYKRLKGNSTYEDEPDASGDPKKEQDKKKQGTKDNKSTLDFDD from the coding sequence ATGAAACGAGATAGGCAAAGTTGGAATACCATAGTTTTATACGGAATAAGTGCCATTACCGGATTGTTCTTTTTATTTGTGCTGTATGTCTATATCGAGATGCCGCCCTTAAACACCTTAGAAAACCCACAAACAAACCTATCCACACAAGTTATTTCCATAGATGGGGAGGTTTTAGGAAATATTTATCATAAAGAACATCGTGTTAATGTAAATATCAATGAGATTCCGGCTAATATTCGGTTAGCATTAGTGGCTACGGAAGATATTCGCTTTTATCAGCACTCAGGCGTAGATTTTCGAGGAGTTCTCAGTATTCTATATTCCCGTTTAATACCGGGTTTTACAGATAGAGGCGGCAGCACCATAACCCAGCAGTTAGCCAGAAATTTATATGACGAAGTAGGGAGAGAGAGAACCTTTATCCGAAAAGTAAAAGAAGCTATCGTTGCCATAATTTTAGAAAGCCGTTATACCAAAGAAGAAATTATGACGGCATATTTTAATACCGTTTCTTTTGGTGGTGATTCCTACGGGCTGCAAGCCGGTAGTTTTATGTATTTTTCCAAAAACTGCCGTGAACTTACGATGCAGGAATCCGCTCTCATGGTCGGGTTACTAAAAGGCCCCGGCTATTACAATCCCGTTAAATATCCCGATAGAGCCAGAAACAGAAGGAATACGGTCATCTCCCAAATGCAGAAATACGGCTTTATCGGCCAAAAAGAAGCTGATAGCCTACAAAAAACAGACTTGGTCGTTTTAAACAGCCATAGAGAATCACATAATACCGGTTTAGCTCCATATTTTAGAGAGCACCTGCGTGAATGGCTTTCTAAATGGTGCAAAAAAAATAACCACAATATGTACACCGAAGGGTTGAGGGTTTACACCACCATCCACGCAAAAATACAGCGTCATGCTGAAGAAGCTATGCAGGAACATCTCTCCGAGTTACAACCTGTTTTTGATAACATTATTAAAGATAAGAAGCCTTGGGATAAAGATTCCATGATACTCATCCGAGCAATGCGCCAAAGCAGCCGTTATGCTACGCTAAAACAACAAAGATGGACGGAAAACCAAATTTTAGATAATTTTCAGGAAAAACGTGTAAAGATGCGCGTCTTTGCATGGAGCAGGGATAATAATATGGTTGATACCATGATGACACCCTGGGATTCGTTACAGTATTACAACCGCTTTTTAGAAACCGGTATAGTAGCCATAGACCCCAGTACCGGACAAATTCGAGCTTGGGTGGGCGGTATTGACCATAAGTTTTTTCAATATGACCACGTTCAAAAAGGAAAACGGCAAGTAGGCTCTACCTTTAAACCCTTCGTTTATACTGCCGCTTTTGACAACAACTATGAACCGTGCTCCGAAGAGCTAAACCAACCGGTAGAAATTCCTACGCCTGAAGGGCTTTGGATACCTAAAAATGCAGACGGATCAGTAGGCGGAAAAATGACACTCCGAAAAGCATTGGCAAATTCTGTTAATATCATTACCGCAAGAGTAATTAAAGTTATTGGCCCACAGGTAGTTACTGAATATGCCCGAAATATGGGAATCCAAACCCCGCTAAAAGCAGTGCCCTCATTAGCTTTAGGTACTACCGACTTAAACGTTACAGAACTTACCTCTGCCTACTCTACCATTGCCAACAAAGGCCGTTGGATAGAGCCAACATTCGTAACTCGAATTGAAGACAAGTTTGGCAACGTTTTAGAAGAATTTACACCTGATACCAGAGATGCTATTTCAGAAAGGACGGCTTATCTCATGGTAGATATGTTACGCGGCGTGGTAAACGAAGGCACCGCAGGCGGCCTACGCTGGATGTATAAAATCTACAATATGGATATAGGCGGCAAAACCGGAACTACCCAAAACCACTCTGACGGCTGGTTTGTAGGAATCACCCCGTTTCTGGCATGCGGAATATGGGTGGGCTGCGCCGATAGAAACGTTCATTTTCCATCTCTCGACTACGGCCAAGGCGGCAGAATGGCGATGCCTATATTCGGAAAACTCTTCAAAAAAATCGAAGAAGACGATGCTATCTCTTTTAGAGTAACCAAAAACGCCTACTTTGAAAGACCCAAAAACCTATCCGAAACATTAAACTGTAACGAATACAAACGCCTGAAAGGAAACTCTACCTATGAAGATGAACCCGATGCCTCGGGAGACCCTAAAAAAGAACAAGATAAGAAAAAACAGGGAACAAAAGACAATAAATCTACCTTAGATTTTGATGATTAA
- a CDS encoding gliding motility-associated C-terminal domain-containing protein yields MVRKLAYTIRILLVVGLFFSIKTEINAQSIFKGITDIHGGCGVRSLDGKYVVMLPYSANGNIVFAVLDSTGDVLTSPTYPMCSWPALSNSHREPRRIIALSDTSFVGLYYDTGIRCFGIMRFKPGNGILYDIQIDTAKTYYPSQTQNGEKMLIDDNGDLLVLLPLEKSILSTSTGAHFTLCRFNPNTGSLISSRCYGGLKQDHPASMIHTQGNGLLLIGSTSLGMVPGTSIAPQGRIVKLDAQDSVQWTLIFVDTNAIAGTYPQAATELANGDFLVIGNAYSNHSFLCRISNSGNIIWSKTISGTSSSWSEIELIAPDKIVLTGVSQPNGWDPTTTIAELDTAGNFIRGMAYGTQQFDYGKIVYRNTATGTYTLIGYSQNVFSSGLDGVTFIQTDANLSAGCHSIPITVSSSTSYTKQMMNPQMARIETANTTNIPYQRSIVTLTTEVVCAVCIANAGQDQNTCLSTATLTGNQPNGNSGIWTQVSGPITVTIQSPSAATTTITGMTQAGNYAFAWHLNGTGCQQPNDTVVIHVSPVPKPFIGNDTTVCAGSSFLIGAQTLPPNLTIRWKPAIYLSDSTIARPTFTGITPQQSSITQTYIMTVSSGTNCFASDTIQITINPADSVFLLQKTNPNCNGAQNGELEVKFNSGTIPIQYQWSSGQIGSHITGLQAGNYQVTATDANGCVAKARFILSNPPSISAQIQGLAPSCNQNNGWLKIASLQNATLPVTYSWNTGSTADSVMGLNAGYYKVTIQDIKGCTLTWDTTLTVISPFNVQVNIREISCIGDSNGQISLNITQGLPPYTVQWNNGTSGTVLSNLASGSYSCTISDATGCTINRQFTLNPPPKIDTTFSRIIAPACFGEATGSIRIGVTAGTRSFTVRWQDGQTGLSRQNIPAGTYIATVTDTMGCQKRFTFVVPNGANLTYTTSVNQISCIGVNDGSITISPHGGTPPYSFLWSNGSTQPSISNLNQGIYRITITESGGCSKRDSFTINNPTPLISNAQVVPVHCTEITNNGSIHLYPSGANPPIRVVWENGDTNQLRENLTNGWYRFTLSNTRGCTTRDSIYVPVLPPPNPRILTTPALPAQMIYGQEVSLTIQNPQAQSIYRWIIGDLTLVGSNVSFRAERTGTYSVSLEATDSLGCQTVIPCGIIVIQADHHVYVPTGFSPNGDQKNDTWTIITTGTKQFDIKLFNRWGMLVFHSTETQPVWDGKLNGEDAPEGVYVWYYESTGFDKSIKVETGTLSLIR; encoded by the coding sequence ATGGTTAGAAAGTTGGCTTACACAATAAGAATATTGTTGGTAGTAGGATTGTTTTTCTCTATAAAGACTGAAATCAATGCACAATCTATTTTTAAAGGTATAACAGATATTCACGGAGGGTGCGGAGTTCGTTCCCTTGACGGTAAATATGTAGTTATGTTGCCATATTCGGCGAACGGTAATATTGTGTTTGCCGTATTAGATTCCACAGGAGATGTTTTAACATCTCCTACCTACCCAATGTGTTCTTGGCCGGCACTTTCTAATAGCCACCGCGAACCCAGAAGAATTATTGCCTTATCAGATACCAGCTTTGTTGGCTTATACTACGATACCGGCATTCGCTGTTTTGGAATTATGCGATTTAAGCCGGGAAATGGAATTTTATATGATATACAAATAGACACAGCCAAAACCTATTACCCCAGCCAAACACAAAATGGCGAAAAAATGCTGATTGATGATAATGGAGATTTATTGGTATTGCTGCCATTAGAAAAATCCATTCTAAGTACTTCCACTGGAGCGCATTTTACTTTGTGCCGCTTTAACCCAAATACCGGAAGTTTAATATCTTCTCGTTGTTATGGGGGCTTAAAGCAAGATCATCCTGCGTCTATGATTCACACACAAGGCAACGGTCTCTTATTAATCGGCTCAACATCACTAGGAATGGTTCCCGGAACGTCAATTGCGCCACAGGGAAGAATTGTTAAATTAGACGCACAAGATTCGGTTCAATGGACACTTATTTTTGTTGATACGAACGCTATAGCAGGAACTTACCCGCAAGCTGCTACTGAATTAGCAAATGGAGATTTTTTGGTGATTGGAAACGCCTATAGTAATCATAGCTTTCTATGCCGAATTTCTAATTCAGGGAATATTATTTGGAGTAAAACCATATCGGGAACGTCTTCCTCGTGGTCAGAAATAGAATTAATTGCTCCTGATAAAATTGTGCTTACCGGAGTTTCTCAGCCAAATGGCTGGGATCCCACAACTACAATAGCTGAATTGGATACTGCCGGTAATTTTATTCGAGGTATGGCCTATGGTACCCAGCAATTTGATTACGGAAAAATCGTTTATAGAAATACCGCTACCGGAACTTATACCTTAATCGGTTATTCTCAGAATGTATTTAGCTCCGGCTTAGATGGAGTTACATTTATTCAAACGGATGCTAACCTTAGTGCCGGATGCCATTCTATCCCGATAACTGTTTCGTCTTCTACTTCCTATACCAAGCAAATGATGAACCCTCAAATGGCACGAATAGAAACAGCGAATACTACCAATATACCGTATCAACGAAGTATCGTTACGTTAACGACCGAAGTGGTATGTGCCGTCTGCATAGCAAATGCAGGGCAAGACCAAAATACTTGCCTGAGTACCGCAACACTTACCGGAAATCAACCAAATGGAAACTCCGGAATATGGACACAAGTAAGTGGCCCCATTACAGTAACAATTCAAAGCCCAAGTGCCGCTACTACCACAATAACCGGAATGACCCAAGCCGGAAACTATGCTTTTGCATGGCATCTGAACGGAACCGGTTGCCAGCAACCTAACGATACAGTTGTTATTCATGTTTCTCCAGTACCCAAACCTTTCATCGGAAATGACACTACGGTTTGTGCCGGCAGCTCTTTTTTGATAGGTGCTCAAACTCTCCCCCCAAATTTAACAATTCGCTGGAAACCAGCAATATACCTAAGTGATTCAACCATTGCTCGCCCAACCTTTACAGGAATAACTCCGCAGCAGTCCTCAATCACACAAACTTATATTATGACTGTTAGTAGCGGTACAAACTGTTTCGCCTCAGATACAATTCAAATCACAATAAATCCGGCAGATAGTGTGTTTTTGCTACAAAAGACTAACCCTAATTGTAATGGAGCGCAAAATGGAGAGTTAGAAGTTAAATTCAATTCTGGAACTATTCCAATTCAATACCAGTGGTCATCCGGTCAAATTGGATCCCATATTACCGGATTACAAGCTGGTAACTATCAAGTTACAGCTACAGATGCAAATGGATGTGTGGCCAAAGCAAGATTTATTTTATCAAACCCACCAAGCATTTCTGCACAAATCCAAGGATTAGCACCCAGTTGCAATCAAAATAACGGTTGGCTAAAAATAGCTTCATTACAAAATGCTACCTTACCTGTTACATATTCATGGAATACCGGCTCAACTGCCGATTCTGTAATGGGGCTAAATGCCGGCTATTACAAAGTAACAATACAAGACATTAAAGGATGTACTTTAACTTGGGATACCACCTTAACGGTGATTTCGCCGTTTAATGTTCAGGTTAATATACGGGAAATTAGTTGCATAGGTGATTCAAATGGGCAAATTTCGCTGAATATCACTCAAGGATTGCCGCCATATACAGTTCAATGGAATAACGGCACAAGCGGAACAGTGCTTTCTAACTTAGCATCAGGTAGTTATAGCTGCACTATTTCAGATGCTACGGGTTGTACTATAAACCGGCAATTCACCTTAAACCCTCCTCCCAAAATAGATACTACCTTTTCCCGCATTATAGCACCAGCTTGTTTTGGTGAGGCAACGGGTAGTATTCGGATAGGCGTAACTGCCGGAACTCGCTCTTTTACAGTAAGATGGCAAGATGGGCAAACAGGACTCTCTCGGCAAAATATACCCGCCGGCACTTATATAGCTACTGTTACCGATACAATGGGATGTCAAAAACGCTTTACCTTTGTAGTCCCTAATGGCGCAAATTTAACCTACACTACTTCTGTTAATCAAATTTCATGCATCGGAGTAAATGATGGTTCTATCACAATTTCGCCTCATGGCGGAACGCCCCCGTATTCATTCCTTTGGAGCAACGGCAGCACACAACCAAGTATTTCTAACCTAAACCAAGGAATATATCGCATAACAATTACCGAAAGTGGGGGATGTTCTAAAAGAGATTCTTTTACTATAAATAACCCAACTCCTTTAATATCCAATGCACAAGTAGTTCCGGTACATTGTACCGAAATTACCAATAATGGATCTATCCATTTATATCCAAGTGGTGCAAATCCACCCATTCGTGTTGTTTGGGAAAATGGGGATACTAATCAGCTTAGGGAGAATTTAACCAACGGCTGGTATCGTTTTACCCTAAGCAACACTCGCGGCTGCACCACCAGAGATTCAATATATGTTCCGGTACTACCGCCACCCAATCCACGTATTTTAACAACTCCGGCATTACCTGCGCAAATGATTTATGGCCAAGAAGTTTCTTTAACCATCCAAAATCCACAAGCACAGTCAATTTATCGTTGGATAATCGGGGATCTAACCTTAGTGGGTAGTAATGTGAGCTTTCGGGCAGAAAGAACCGGCACTTATTCGGTTTCTTTAGAAGCTACGGATTCTTTGGGTTGCCAAACCGTTATACCTTGCGGCATCATTGTTATACAAGCAGACCACCATGTGTATGTACCTACGGGATTTTCTCCTAACGGAGATCAAAAAAATGATACATGGACAATCATTACTACTGGAACCAAGCAATTTGATATTAAGCTCTTTAATCGCTGGGGAATGCTTGTTTTTCATTCTACAGAAACCCAACCGGTATGGGACGGAAAATTAAATGGTGAAGATGCACCGGAAGGCGTTTATGTTTGGTATTATGAATCTACCGGCTTTGATAAGTCTATTAAAGTGGAAACAGGAACTTTAAGCCTTATTCGATAG
- the icd gene encoding NADP-dependent isocitrate dehydrogenase — MAGTKIRIENRHLQVPNDPIIPFIEGDGTGPDIWRAAVRVMDAAVEKAYKGSKKIIWKEVLAGEKAFKQTGNWLPEETLNEIREHLVAIKGPLTTPVGGGIRSLNVALRQILDLYVCLRPVQYFAGVPSPVKHPELVDMVIFRENTEDIYAGIEYSGGSADAAKMLSFLEKEFPKAFNTIRFGTQEKAAEYWKLAGMNIPTEVCVGIGIKPVSYSGSVRLIYSAIQYAIENNRKNVTLVHKGNIMKFTEGSFRDWGYKVAKEMFGAVEIDGGPWCKIPEGMPGAGIVIKDSIADITLQQVLTRPNDFDVIATLNLNGDYLSDALAAQVGGIGIAPGANINYVSGHAIFEATHGTAPKYANQDKVNPGSVVLSGEMMLRYMGWKEAADLILKGLNGAITSKRVTYDFERLMEGATLVKCSEFGDEIIKNM, encoded by the coding sequence ATGGCAGGAACAAAAATTAGAATTGAGAATCGTCACTTGCAAGTGCCCAACGACCCGATTATACCTTTTATAGAAGGAGATGGTACAGGGCCGGATATTTGGCGGGCAGCCGTTCGGGTGATGGATGCAGCCGTCGAAAAGGCATACAAAGGATCTAAAAAAATCATCTGGAAAGAAGTACTCGCCGGTGAAAAAGCGTTTAAGCAAACCGGAAATTGGCTGCCGGAAGAAACCCTAAATGAAATCAGAGAGCATTTAGTAGCTATCAAAGGCCCCTTAACTACACCTGTTGGAGGCGGAATCCGCTCTTTAAATGTAGCACTCCGTCAAATCTTAGACTTATATGTATGTTTAAGACCAGTTCAGTATTTTGCAGGAGTTCCCTCCCCAGTAAAACACCCGGAATTGGTGGATATGGTTATTTTTAGAGAAAATACCGAAGATATTTATGCCGGCATAGAGTATTCCGGTGGGTCAGCAGATGCGGCCAAAATGCTTTCTTTTTTAGAAAAAGAATTTCCGAAAGCATTTAATACGATTCGTTTTGGCACACAGGAAAAGGCAGCAGAATATTGGAAACTTGCAGGCATGAATATCCCAACAGAAGTATGTGTAGGAATTGGAATTAAGCCGGTTAGCTATAGCGGAAGCGTTCGTTTGATATACAGTGCAATTCAATATGCGATTGAAAATAACCGCAAGAATGTAACCTTAGTGCACAAAGGAAACATCATGAAGTTTACCGAAGGTTCTTTTCGTGATTGGGGCTACAAAGTAGCCAAAGAGATGTTTGGAGCAGTTGAAATAGACGGTGGCCCTTGGTGTAAAATTCCCGAAGGTATGCCCGGAGCCGGTATCGTTATCAAGGATAGTATTGCTGATATTACGTTGCAACAAGTGCTTACCCGTCCCAATGACTTTGATGTTATCGCAACCTTAAATCTAAATGGAGATTATCTAAGTGATGCATTAGCGGCTCAAGTTGGCGGAATCGGGATAGCACCGGGAGCTAACATAAACTATGTCAGCGGCCATGCTATTTTTGAAGCTACTCATGGAACAGCCCCCAAATACGCCAATCAAGATAAGGTGAATCCGGGTTCTGTCGTTCTCAGCGGCGAAATGATGCTTCGCTATATGGGTTGGAAAGAAGCTGCTGACTTGATTCTCAAAGGATTAAACGGAGCTATCACCAGCAAACGGGTTACCTATGACTTTGAGCGCCTAATGGAAGGAGCTACTCTCGTTAAATGCTCCGAATTTGGTGATGAAATTATCAAAAATATGTAA
- a CDS encoding ABC transporter permease subunit has translation MVQIKRLLRKNPVSSAILFLWILGGIISFFFSEKSQIIDLENSLLRPGLADHWLGTDDLGRDVAAGILNGSRYAWLIGSCVCILAGFGGLILGAGIAFIERFQHRITIFSASFWLFLIWVGFIIYVKAVTLSFWEKIGIWAGFFIGGITLFSLKKRYHPSINFLRKEIHFPVNQIFNFFLSLYGAIPALVIALLLSAMIPTGVISVIGILTLVAWVPFARISYFTTLHQLNLPYSEVVQVLGIPNYRFFLVHLLPKIYLQLLTPLIQIFVFSILTEAAISFLGFGLASETVTWGSMLSLARDTPSAWWLAVFPAAALISFAAPVLHIAEYFNAEPE, from the coding sequence ATGGTGCAGATTAAAAGGCTGTTGAGAAAAAATCCAGTGAGTTCTGCGATACTATTTCTATGGATTTTAGGTGGGATAATATCTTTCTTTTTTAGTGAAAAATCACAAATTATTGATTTAGAGAATAGTTTATTGAGACCCGGCCTTGCCGATCATTGGTTGGGTACTGATGACTTGGGGAGAGATGTAGCTGCCGGCATCCTGAATGGAAGTAGATATGCTTGGTTAATAGGGAGTTGTGTTTGTATATTAGCAGGTTTTGGTGGCTTAATTTTGGGTGCTGGAATCGCTTTTATAGAGCGATTCCAACACCGTATCACGATATTTTCAGCCTCGTTTTGGCTCTTTTTAATATGGGTTGGATTTATCATTTATGTAAAAGCTGTTACGCTGTCTTTTTGGGAAAAAATCGGAATTTGGGCAGGATTCTTTATTGGGGGTATCACCTTATTTTCTTTAAAAAAACGGTATCATCCGAGTATTAATTTTTTGAGAAAAGAAATACATTTTCCTGTTAATCAGATATTTAACTTTTTCTTGAGTTTATATGGAGCTATTCCGGCTTTAGTTATAGCATTGCTGTTGAGTGCTATGATTCCAACGGGGGTCATTTCGGTAATTGGTATTTTAACCTTAGTAGCTTGGGTCCCTTTTGCGAGAATAAGCTATTTTACCACCTTACATCAGTTGAATTTACCTTATAGTGAGGTAGTTCAGGTTTTAGGGATACCTAATTACAGGTTCTTTTTGGTTCATTTACTACCCAAAATTTACTTACAATTACTCACACCCTTGATACAAATCTTTGTGTTTTCGATTCTTACGGAAGCTGCTATTTCCTTTTTAGGCTTTGGATTGGCTTCGGAAACGGTAACATGGGGAAGTATGCTATCCTTAGCCAGAGATACTCCAAGTGCTTGGTGGTTAGCTGTTTTTCCGGCAGCAGCCTTAATTAGTTTTGCTGCTCCGGTATTGCATATTGCAGAATATTTTAATGCCGAACCTGAATAA